One Festucalex cinctus isolate MCC-2025b chromosome 3, RoL_Fcin_1.0, whole genome shotgun sequence DNA window includes the following coding sequences:
- the rps13 gene encoding small ribosomal subunit protein uS15: protein MGRMHAPGKGLSQSALPYRRSVPTWLKLTSDDVKEQIFKLAKKGLTPSQIGVILRDSHGVAQVRFVTGNKILRILKSKGLAPDLPEDLYHLIKKAVAVRKHLERNRKDKDAKFRLILIESRIHRLARYYKTKRVLAPNWKYESSTASALVA, encoded by the exons ATGGGTCGCATGCACGCTCCCGG AAAGGGCTTGTCCCAGTCAGCCCTGCCTTACAGACGCAGTGTCCCAACT tggCTGAAACTGACTTCTGATGATGTCAAAGAGCAGATTTTCAAGCTGGCCAAAAAGGGCCTGACCCCCTCTCAGATTG gtGTGATCCTGAGGGACTCCCACGGTGTCGCTCAGGTTCGTTTCGTCACCGGCAACAAGATCCTGAGGATCCTCAAGTCCAAGGGCCTGGCCCCTGACCTGCCCGAGGACCTGTACCACCTCATCAAGAAGGCCGTGGCTGTCCGGAAGCATCTGGAGAGAAACCGAAAG GACAAAGACGCCAAGTTCCGCCTGATTCTCATTGAGAGCAGAATCCACAGGCTGGCCCGTTACTATAAGACCAAGAGAGTTCTGGCCCCCAACTGGAAGTA CGAGTCTTCTACAGCTTCTGCTCTGGTGGCATAA
- the LOC144016249 gene encoding uncharacterized protein LOC144016249 has product MSAEMTCDRTSTAAAAMERFGSRGMALLPWTKQMLTVLWEHLWIVVRVIYCTFLSVFQMFRFEVHFQITDEMGQHIQHSPTESFLLSSLFDGDTGMKVGRPNGLSDLCGSGGGGTGDDDGGMAAAEALLSGLGPDDGVYVGFHSDWNVFPVFPNEALFQEDSEKDGDVGEFGKQEGRELFLKKPQAATMGGKVGEEMLGLKMWVCRSDSDSSWSSSDGSVADLEESERLLEFFSGPDDPYNPMCFTACTVSKVPQPVSASPGSEESDLTSSSEDELWRCLDREDDPYHPLNFQARLSNRQPQNVQQSLKNTPSKHTAPKTLQKETQRVTRHSEDVIRVTWKRPTQRCQSSEKRLPDTPKKRVVRFSPVVEVHVMWAWRFATAASRKGPWEEMARDRERFRRRVFEAERAIGYCLEPAHRARMRTYVDARSNPG; this is encoded by the exons ATGTCTGCGGAGATGACTTGTGATCGGACTTCAACCGCCGCCGCGGCCATGGAGAGGTTCGGAAGCCGGGGGATGGCACTTTTACCGTGGACCAAGCAGATGTTGACAGTGCTGTGGGAACACCTCTGGATTGTGGTTCGGGTCATCTACTGCACCTTCTTGTCTG TTTTCCAGATGTTTCGCTTCGAAGTGCACTTCCAGATCACAGACGAGATGGGCCAGCACATCCAGCACAGCCCGACCGAGTCCTTCCTCTTGTCCTCGCTGTTTGACGGCGACACCGGCATGAAGGTCGGCCGCCCCAACGGCCTCTCGGACCTCTGCGGCAGCGGCGGTGGCGGCACCGGCGACGACGATGGCGGCATGGCCGCGGCCGAGGCACTGCTGTCGGGCCTGGGCCCCGACGACGGCGTCTACGTGGGTTTCCACAGCGACTGGAACGTCTTCCCGGTTTTCCCCAACGAGGCGCTCTTCCAGGAGGACTCTGAGAAGGACGGCGACGTCGGCGAGTTTGGCAAACAGGAAGGCCGGGAGCTCTTCTTGAAAAAGCCCCAAGCTGCCACGATGGGAGGCAAAGTCGGCGAGGAGATGTTGGGCCTGAAGATGTGGGTCTGCCGCTCCGACAGCGACTCTAGCTGGTCCAGCTCTGACGGGTCCGTCGCCGATCTGGAGGAGAGCGAACGCCTTCTCGAGTTCTTCTCCGGGCCCGACGACCCGTACAACCCCATGTGCTTCACCGCCTGCACCGTCAGCAAAGTGCCACAGCCCGTCTCGGCGAGTCCGGGTAGCGAGGAGAGCGACCTCACATCTTCCTCGGAGGACGAGCTGTGGAGGTGCCTCGACCGGGAAGACGACCCTTACCACCCGCTCAACTTCCAGGCCCGTCTAAGCAATCGGCAGCCTCAAAATGTCCAACAATCTCTAAAAAACACTCCCTCCAAACACACCGCACCCAAAACACTCCAGAAAGAAACCCAACGTGTCACACGCCACTCTGAAGATGTCATCAGGGTGACATGGAAACGACCCACCCAGAGATGTCAATCATCCGAGAAGCGCCTGCCTGATaccccaaaaaag cGCGTGGTGCGCTTCTCTCCGGTGGTGGAGGTTCacgtgatgtgggcgtggcGCTTCGCCACCGCCGCCTCCCGCAAAGGACCCTGGGAGGAGATGGCCCGGGACCGCGAGCGCTTCCGGCGCCGCGTGTTCGAGGCCGAGCGGGCCATCGGGTACTGTTTGGAACCCGCGCACCGGGCCAGGATGCGCACGTACGTGGACGCCCGCTCAAACCCAGGATGA